In one window of Arthrobacter pascens DNA:
- the treY gene encoding malto-oligosyltrehalose synthase: MRVPASTYRLQIRPGFTLHDAASKVPYLKSLGADWLYLSPLLTAEHGSDHGYDVTDPSSVDPERGGPEGLEAISKAAREHGMGVLVDIVPNHVGVASPPQNPWWWSLLKEGRASRYAEAFDVDWDLGGGRIRIPVLGSDEDVHQLEISDGELRYYGHRFPLAAGTYADGDSPAAVHDRQHYELVAWRRADAELNYRRFFAVSTLAGIRVEIPWVFDEAHAEVARWFRDGLVDGLRVDHPDGLADPAGYLNRLKEISGGAYVLVEKILEPGEELPPEFNCEGTTGYDALADVDRVFVDPAGQAPLDVLDAQLRQAEQPADYAAMILGTKRAVADGMLRSEILRLARLVPSDTNLGQDAAADALAQIIAAFPVYRTYLPTGEDVLREACAAAAESRPDLSDAVDTLLPVLLKPETELGRRFQQTSGMVMAKGVEDTAFYRYTRLGTLTEVGADPTEFSVDPEEFHRRMQKRQDTLPLSMTTLSTHDTKRSEDTRARISVIAERVPEWTAVLTALREAAPLPDGPFSALLWQAVVGAWPASRERLHSYAEKAAREAGNSTTWTDPDEEFEATLAKAVDSIFDNPSVNALIEDFVAAIDPFAASNSLAMKLIQLTMPGVPDVYQGTEFWDRSLTDPDNRRAVDFDARGAALAALDGGQLPETILDETSKLLVTSRALRLRRDRPELFQGYRPVQASGPAADHLVAFDRGASGSGPGQGVLTLATRLPYGLEQAGGWRGTAVELATEMRDDLTGSRFGPGAVPVADLLQTYPVALLVPVNGDSA; the protein is encoded by the coding sequence ATGAGGGTTCCAGCTTCGACTTACCGGCTTCAGATCCGCCCCGGTTTCACTCTTCATGACGCCGCCAGCAAGGTGCCGTACCTGAAGTCCCTGGGTGCGGACTGGCTCTACCTGTCGCCCCTCCTGACGGCCGAGCATGGTTCCGATCACGGCTACGACGTGACTGACCCCTCCTCAGTGGATCCGGAGCGTGGGGGTCCAGAAGGGCTGGAGGCAATCTCCAAGGCCGCCCGGGAGCACGGCATGGGCGTGCTCGTGGACATCGTGCCCAACCACGTAGGCGTGGCCTCGCCGCCGCAGAACCCCTGGTGGTGGTCGCTTCTGAAGGAAGGCCGCGCCTCCCGCTATGCCGAAGCTTTCGACGTCGACTGGGACCTTGGCGGCGGCCGCATCCGGATCCCGGTGCTGGGCAGCGATGAGGACGTCCACCAGCTGGAGATCAGCGATGGCGAGCTCCGCTATTACGGGCACCGCTTTCCCCTCGCCGCGGGCACGTATGCAGACGGTGACTCGCCGGCCGCAGTCCATGACCGGCAGCACTACGAGCTGGTGGCGTGGCGCCGGGCGGACGCCGAATTGAACTACCGGCGCTTCTTCGCGGTCAGCACCCTGGCCGGGATCCGGGTGGAAATCCCCTGGGTCTTCGATGAGGCCCACGCCGAGGTCGCCCGGTGGTTCCGCGACGGCCTGGTTGACGGGCTGCGCGTGGACCACCCCGACGGGCTGGCGGACCCCGCCGGCTACCTGAACCGGCTCAAGGAAATCAGCGGCGGCGCGTACGTGCTGGTGGAAAAGATCCTGGAGCCGGGGGAGGAGCTGCCGCCGGAATTCAACTGCGAAGGAACCACCGGTTACGACGCCCTGGCCGATGTAGACCGCGTTTTCGTGGATCCCGCCGGCCAGGCGCCCCTGGACGTCCTCGACGCGCAACTCCGTCAGGCAGAGCAGCCGGCCGACTACGCTGCCATGATCCTGGGCACCAAACGCGCCGTCGCTGACGGGATGCTTCGTTCCGAGATCCTGCGGCTGGCGCGCCTGGTCCCTTCCGACACCAACCTGGGACAGGATGCAGCGGCTGATGCTCTCGCCCAGATCATCGCGGCCTTCCCGGTCTACCGCACCTACCTGCCCACGGGAGAGGACGTCCTGCGTGAAGCGTGCGCAGCGGCCGCCGAATCGCGCCCGGACCTGTCGGATGCGGTGGACACGCTGCTGCCCGTGCTGCTGAAGCCGGAGACCGAACTCGGGCGCCGGTTCCAGCAGACGTCCGGGATGGTCATGGCCAAGGGTGTTGAAGACACCGCGTTCTACCGCTACACGCGGCTGGGGACCCTGACGGAAGTGGGAGCAGATCCGACGGAATTCTCAGTGGACCCGGAGGAATTCCACCGGCGGATGCAGAAGCGCCAGGATACCCTCCCGTTGTCCATGACCACCTTGAGCACCCACGACACCAAGCGAAGCGAGGACACCCGGGCACGGATTTCCGTCATCGCCGAACGTGTTCCGGAATGGACAGCGGTGCTGACCGCCCTCCGGGAGGCCGCACCGCTGCCCGACGGACCGTTCTCGGCACTCCTGTGGCAGGCAGTGGTCGGCGCCTGGCCGGCCAGCAGGGAACGCCTGCATAGCTACGCGGAAAAGGCCGCGAGGGAAGCCGGCAACTCCACCACCTGGACGGACCCGGACGAAGAGTTCGAGGCCACGCTGGCCAAGGCCGTCGACTCTATATTCGACAACCCCTCTGTCAACGCCCTGATCGAGGATTTCGTGGCAGCCATAGATCCCTTCGCCGCGTCCAACTCGCTGGCCATGAAGCTGATCCAGCTCACCATGCCCGGCGTTCCGGACGTCTACCAGGGAACAGAGTTCTGGGACCGCTCCCTGACGGACCCGGACAACCGGCGGGCTGTCGACTTCGATGCGCGCGGGGCCGCACTGGCCGCGCTGGACGGCGGCCAGCTTCCTGAGACCATCCTGGACGAGACCAGCAAGCTGCTGGTGACGTCCCGGGCCCTGCGTCTGCGCCGTGACCGGCCCGAACTGTTTCAGGGCTACCGGCCGGTCCAGGCGTCCGGGCCCGCTGCGGACCACCTCGTCGCCTTCGACCGCGGTGCTTCCGGGTCCGGCCCCGGCCAAGGTGTCCTCACGCTGGCCACCAGGCTTCCCTACGGGCTGGAACAGGCTGGCGGCTGGCGCGGCACCGCCGTCGAACTCGCCACCGAAATGCGGGACGACCTCACCGGAAGCCGCTTTGGTCCGGGCGCGGTACCGGTGGCGGACCTCCTGCAGACCTACCCTGTGGCACTCCTGGTGCCCGTGAACGGAGACAGCGCATGA
- the treZ gene encoding malto-oligosyltrehalose trehalohydrolase: MSLAHNGSGRFDVWAPGAGSVTLLANGEQYRMARIDAGPGAEGWWSAAGAPGEGDVDYGYLLDGDTHPLPDPRSRRLPEGVHALSRTFSPAVHEWQDSGWQGKELRGSVIYELHVGTFTPAGTLDAAADKLGYLVDLGVDFVELLPVNGFNGTHNWGYDGVQWYTVHEGYGGPAAYQRFVDAAHAAGLGVIQDVVYNHLGPSGNYLARFGPYVKQGDANTWGDSINLDGPGSDVVRQYILDNAALWLRDYHVDGLRLDAVHALKDERAVHILEDLGALGDAISAETGLPKTLIAESDLNNPRLIYPRNANGYGLAGQWSDDFHHAVHVNVSGETTGYYGDFVTLGVLAKVLKDGFLHDGSYSSFRGRHHGRPINTSLVHPEALVVCNQNHDQIGNRATGDRLSQSLPFGPLAVAAVITLTSPFTPMLFMGEEFGASTPWQFFTSHPEPELGKATAEGRIREFERMGWDPAVVPDPQDPETFRRSKLDWAETSAGEHARLLELYRDLTALRRQHPELADLGFTETEVGFNDDDGWLRFRRGSVEVLLNFSEQKIRLEDARGDLLLTTDEATVLDGGSLTLAPWSAAVVKG; this comes from the coding sequence ATGAGCCTGGCACACAACGGATCCGGCCGCTTCGACGTCTGGGCGCCGGGCGCTGGATCAGTGACCTTGCTCGCCAACGGGGAGCAGTATCGGATGGCCAGGATCGATGCGGGGCCGGGAGCCGAGGGCTGGTGGTCGGCCGCAGGTGCACCCGGCGAGGGGGACGTGGACTACGGCTATTTGCTGGACGGGGATACCCATCCCTTGCCTGATCCCCGTTCACGCCGGCTGCCGGAAGGTGTCCATGCGCTGTCACGGACCTTCAGCCCGGCAGTGCACGAATGGCAGGACAGCGGCTGGCAGGGCAAGGAGTTGCGCGGCTCAGTCATCTATGAGCTCCACGTGGGCACTTTCACTCCGGCCGGAACGCTGGACGCCGCCGCGGACAAGCTCGGATACCTGGTGGACCTGGGCGTCGATTTCGTGGAACTGCTGCCGGTCAACGGCTTCAACGGAACCCACAACTGGGGCTACGACGGTGTGCAGTGGTACACCGTCCACGAAGGCTACGGAGGCCCGGCCGCCTACCAGCGTTTTGTCGATGCCGCGCACGCCGCGGGTCTGGGAGTCATCCAGGACGTCGTTTACAACCACCTCGGCCCCAGCGGCAACTACCTGGCCAGATTCGGCCCGTACGTCAAACAGGGCGACGCCAACACGTGGGGGGACTCCATCAACCTGGACGGACCGGGCTCGGATGTGGTCCGGCAGTACATCCTGGACAATGCCGCGCTCTGGCTCCGTGACTACCACGTGGACGGGCTCCGCCTGGATGCCGTGCACGCTCTGAAGGACGAGCGCGCCGTACACATCCTGGAGGACCTCGGCGCACTGGGCGACGCCATCTCGGCCGAGACCGGGCTTCCGAAAACCCTCATCGCCGAATCCGACCTGAACAACCCCCGACTCATCTACCCGCGAAATGCCAACGGGTACGGCCTGGCCGGACAGTGGAGCGACGACTTCCACCACGCGGTCCACGTCAATGTCAGCGGCGAAACCACCGGCTACTACGGGGACTTCGTTACCCTGGGCGTCCTGGCGAAGGTCCTCAAGGACGGGTTCCTGCACGACGGGAGCTACTCCAGCTTCCGCGGGCGCCACCACGGCAGGCCCATCAATACCTCCCTGGTGCATCCCGAGGCGCTTGTGGTCTGCAACCAGAATCACGACCAGATCGGCAACCGGGCAACAGGGGACAGGTTGTCCCAGTCGCTGCCCTTCGGGCCGCTGGCCGTGGCCGCCGTGATCACCCTGACCTCCCCGTTCACCCCGATGCTGTTTATGGGCGAGGAATTCGGCGCCTCCACGCCATGGCAGTTCTTCACCTCGCACCCTGAACCGGAGTTGGGCAAAGCCACTGCCGAGGGCAGGATCCGTGAGTTCGAGCGGATGGGGTGGGATCCCGCCGTCGTCCCCGATCCGCAGGACCCGGAAACCTTCCGCCGCTCCAAGCTCGACTGGGCGGAAACGTCCGCGGGCGAGCATGCGAGGCTCCTGGAGCTCTACCGTGATTTGACGGCTTTGCGCCGGCAGCACCCGGAGCTTGCGGATCTCGGGTTCACGGAGACGGAGGTCGGATTCAACGACGACGACGGCTGGCTGCGTTTCCGGCGCGGGTCCGTCGAAGTGCTGCTGAATTTTTCCGAACAAAAGATCCGGCTCGAGGATGCCCGGGGCGACCTGCTGCTCACCACCGACGAGGCCACGGTGCTCGACGGCGGTTCTCTGACTCTCGCCCCGTGGAGTGCGGCCGTGGTGAAGGGGTAG
- the mgrA gene encoding L-glyceraldehyde 3-phosphate reductase: protein MTYSAADDRYESMPYRRVGRSGLKLPAISLGLWHNFGDDKRFDEQRAILRRAFDLGVNHFDLANNYGPPDGTAEINFGRHLADDFKPYRDELVISTKAGYYMWPGPYGEWGSRKYLISSLDQSLQRMGLDYVDIFYSHRPDPETPMEETMGALDYAVRSGKALYAGISSYTPEQTLEAARILKELGTPLLIHQPSYSMLNRWTENGTPNLYEALDEVGAGSIAFSPLAQGMLTDRYLNGIPADSRAAKERFLSESAITEEKLDRIRGLNKIAADRGQSLAQMAIAWILRDQPKGSPVTSALVGASSVKQLEDTLSAINNLEFTSQELTSIDEFAVESDINLWKQTP from the coding sequence ATGACTTATTCTGCGGCAGATGACCGTTACGAATCCATGCCCTACCGCCGCGTTGGTCGCAGCGGACTGAAGCTTCCGGCCATCTCGCTTGGCCTGTGGCACAACTTCGGCGACGACAAGCGTTTTGACGAGCAGCGCGCCATCCTTCGTCGCGCCTTCGACCTGGGCGTCAACCATTTCGACCTCGCCAACAACTACGGCCCGCCGGACGGCACTGCGGAGATCAACTTCGGACGCCACCTTGCGGACGATTTCAAGCCCTACCGGGACGAACTCGTCATTTCCACCAAAGCCGGCTACTACATGTGGCCGGGCCCGTACGGTGAATGGGGCTCCCGCAAGTACCTGATTTCCAGCCTTGACCAGTCCCTGCAGCGGATGGGCCTGGACTACGTGGACATCTTCTACAGCCACCGCCCCGATCCGGAAACGCCAATGGAGGAAACCATGGGTGCGCTGGACTATGCTGTCCGCTCGGGCAAAGCCCTGTACGCCGGCATCTCGTCCTACACTCCGGAGCAGACCCTGGAGGCTGCCCGGATCCTGAAGGAACTGGGCACCCCGCTGCTGATCCACCAGCCCAGCTACTCAATGCTGAACCGCTGGACGGAGAACGGCACGCCCAACCTTTACGAAGCCTTGGACGAGGTAGGGGCAGGCTCGATCGCGTTCTCCCCGCTGGCCCAAGGGATGCTCACGGACCGCTACCTCAACGGTATTCCGGCAGATTCGAGGGCAGCGAAGGAACGCTTCCTGTCAGAATCAGCAATTACGGAAGAGAAGCTGGACCGGATCCGCGGCCTGAACAAGATCGCAGCGGACCGCGGACAGTCACTGGCCCAGATGGCGATTGCGTGGATTCTGCGTGACCAGCCTAAGGGCTCTCCGGTCACGTCGGCCCTGGTAGGCGCTTCAAGCGTCAAGCAGCTGGAAGACACCCTTTCCGCCATCAACAACCTTGAGTTCACGAGCCAGGAACTGACATCCATCGATGAATTTGCGGTGGAGTCGGACATCAACCTCTGGAAGCAGACGCCGTAA
- a CDS encoding inositol-3-phosphate synthase: MSSNPIRVAIVGVGNCAASLVQGVHYYRDADPEATIPGLMHVEFGKYHVNDVQFVAAFDVDGKKVGVDLADAILASENNTIKIADVPPTGVTVQRGHTLDGLGKYYLETIEQSPAEPVDVVQALKDANVDVMVCYLPVGSQEAAEFYAQAAIDAGVAFVNALPVFIAGTKAWADKFTTAGVPIVGDDIKSQIGATITHRVMAKLFEDRGVTLDRTYQLNVGGNMDFKNMLERDRLESKKISKTQAVTSNVEAELAAKDVHIGPSDYVQWLDDRKWAFVRLEGRNFGDAPVSLEYKLEVWDSPNSAGVIIDAIRAAKIGLDRGIGGPLLSASSYFMKSPPEQFNDDLAREKVEAFIRGDLER, from the coding sequence GTGTCTTCAAATCCGATTCGTGTTGCCATCGTCGGTGTGGGTAACTGCGCCGCCTCGCTCGTCCAGGGTGTGCACTACTACCGTGACGCCGATCCCGAGGCTACGATCCCCGGCCTGATGCACGTGGAGTTCGGCAAGTACCACGTCAACGATGTTCAGTTCGTTGCGGCCTTCGACGTGGATGGCAAGAAGGTCGGCGTTGACCTCGCGGATGCCATCCTGGCCAGCGAAAACAACACCATCAAGATCGCTGACGTTCCCCCCACAGGTGTGACCGTCCAGCGCGGCCACACCCTCGACGGGCTTGGCAAGTACTACCTTGAGACCATCGAGCAGTCCCCGGCAGAGCCCGTGGACGTGGTTCAGGCCCTCAAGGACGCCAACGTTGACGTCATGGTCTGCTACCTGCCCGTCGGTTCCCAAGAAGCCGCCGAGTTCTACGCCCAGGCTGCCATCGACGCCGGGGTTGCCTTCGTCAACGCCCTTCCCGTGTTCATCGCCGGCACCAAGGCGTGGGCTGACAAGTTCACGACCGCCGGCGTGCCGATCGTGGGCGATGACATCAAGAGCCAGATCGGTGCCACCATCACGCACCGTGTCATGGCAAAGCTCTTCGAAGACCGCGGCGTGACGCTGGACCGCACGTACCAGCTCAACGTGGGCGGCAACATGGACTTCAAGAACATGCTGGAGCGTGACCGCCTGGAGTCCAAGAAGATCTCCAAGACCCAGGCCGTCACCTCCAACGTCGAGGCCGAGCTGGCGGCCAAGGACGTCCACATTGGCCCGTCTGACTACGTCCAGTGGCTCGATGACCGCAAGTGGGCCTTCGTCCGCCTCGAAGGCCGCAACTTCGGCGACGCCCCGGTCTCGCTGGAGTACAAGCTGGAGGTCTGGGACTCACCCAACTCCGCAGGTGTGATCATCGACGCCATCCGCGCCGCCAAAATCGGCCTGGACCGCGGCATCGGCGGCCCGCTGCTGTCCGCCTCAAGCTATTTCATGAAGTCCCCGCCGGAGCAGTTCAACGACGACCTCGCCCGTGAAAAGGTCGAGGCCTTCATCCGCGGCGACCTGGAGCGCTAA
- a CDS encoding DUF559 domain-containing protein, which translates to MHKLDLPHTLRTAPFTLTTAQELGVPPARLRGGDIAHVSRGLYRPSNWNFELEAAARALSEASPAAWISHVTAARIEGLLLPPWLSDSTELHLSKPRSLPETRRKGVTGHSVLAWEDEVEEINAIRISTRSRTWLDLARHLSLSELICMGDQLIRVPRPQFEERSQPFATLEGLHSLVARHPNLQGVVRAREALEMMRVGAGSAPETLLRLAMGDANLPDPDLQLALRPEDPNSPTCDLGYRRHRLAIQYDGGHHLQAPQSLSDRRRDKAFRSAGWDVLAFDKDDLAQGFEKAVVRIKRALRAARRDHTAASGFADET; encoded by the coding sequence ATGCACAAACTGGACCTCCCGCACACCCTGCGAACTGCGCCGTTCACACTTACAACAGCTCAGGAACTGGGTGTTCCTCCGGCCAGGTTGAGGGGTGGCGACATCGCGCATGTCAGCCGTGGGCTGTACCGCCCTTCAAACTGGAACTTCGAGCTGGAGGCAGCGGCGAGAGCGCTATCCGAAGCATCACCGGCAGCTTGGATCTCCCATGTCACCGCTGCCCGTATCGAGGGCCTGCTGCTGCCGCCCTGGCTTTCGGACTCAACAGAGCTGCACTTGAGCAAACCACGGTCATTGCCCGAAACTCGCCGGAAGGGCGTGACCGGCCATTCGGTGCTGGCCTGGGAAGACGAGGTCGAGGAAATCAACGCTATCCGTATCAGCACCCGATCGCGCACCTGGCTGGATCTGGCGAGACACCTGTCGTTAAGCGAGCTGATATGCATGGGCGATCAGCTGATCCGTGTTCCGCGGCCGCAGTTTGAAGAGCGGTCCCAGCCGTTCGCCACGTTAGAAGGCCTGCATTCCCTCGTTGCCCGACACCCCAATCTTCAGGGCGTCGTGCGTGCCCGCGAGGCCTTGGAAATGATGAGGGTGGGCGCGGGCTCCGCCCCTGAAACACTGCTTCGTCTGGCAATGGGGGACGCAAACCTCCCGGACCCTGACCTCCAGCTCGCGCTGCGGCCGGAGGACCCCAACTCGCCGACGTGTGACCTTGGCTATCGTCGGCACCGTCTGGCCATTCAGTACGACGGCGGACATCACCTCCAGGCGCCCCAGAGCCTGAGTGACAGGCGGCGCGATAAAGCGTTCAGATCCGCCGGTTGGGACGTGCTGGCGTTCGACAAAGACGATCTCGCCCAAGGATTCGAGAAGGCCGTCGTAAGAATCAAGCGGGCGCTACGCGCAGCGAGGCGCGACCACACGGCCGCTTCGGGTTTCGCTGACGAAACCTGA
- a CDS encoding formate--tetrahydrofolate ligase — protein sequence MSERNSLSDLDIARQADIRPIGDIAATAGINAEALELYGRYKAKVDPARLDAPAPAGKVVLVSAMSPTPAGEGKSTTTVGLADSLARAGHKVMIALREPSLGPILGMKGGATGGGYSQVLPMDEINLHFTGDFHAVTSANNALMALVDNHIYQGNELNIDPRRMTFKRVLDMNDRSLREVVIGLGGPAQGVPRQDGFDITVASEIMAVFCLATDLADLRDRLGKITFGYTYDRAPVTVADLGVQGALTLLLKEAIKPNLVQTIAGTPALVHGGPFANIAHGCNSLIATQTARRLADIVVTEAGFGADLGAEKYMDIKARLADVAPSAVVVVATVRALKMHGGVAKDKLTAPDLEALLAGVDNLRRHLRNVEKFGVTPVVAINRFATDTQEELDWLLEWCATEGVEAAVADVWGRGGGGDGGDELAAKVAAVLSAPNSFRHLYSLDLPVEEKIMSIVQEIYGADGVDFSVPALKRLADIKKNGWAGLPVCMAKTQYSFSDDASRLGAPKGFTIHVRDLIPKTGAGFIVALTGAVMTMPGLPPVPAAMRMDVDDAGNPVGLS from the coding sequence ATGTCTGAACGGAATTCCCTAAGCGACCTCGACATCGCCCGGCAGGCCGACATCAGGCCGATTGGGGATATCGCGGCGACTGCGGGCATCAACGCCGAGGCGCTGGAACTGTACGGGCGCTACAAAGCCAAGGTCGACCCGGCCCGCTTGGACGCTCCTGCTCCGGCGGGGAAAGTGGTGCTGGTGTCCGCGATGTCGCCCACTCCGGCCGGCGAAGGGAAATCGACCACCACCGTAGGGCTCGCTGATTCGCTTGCGCGTGCAGGGCACAAAGTGATGATCGCGCTGCGGGAGCCGTCGCTGGGCCCCATCCTTGGCATGAAGGGCGGGGCCACCGGCGGCGGCTACTCGCAGGTGCTGCCCATGGACGAGATCAACCTGCACTTCACGGGCGATTTCCATGCCGTGACCTCCGCCAATAATGCCCTCATGGCACTGGTGGACAACCACATCTACCAGGGCAACGAACTGAACATCGATCCGCGGCGCATGACGTTCAAGCGGGTCCTGGACATGAACGACAGGTCCCTGCGTGAAGTGGTCATCGGGCTGGGCGGGCCCGCCCAGGGCGTCCCCCGCCAGGACGGCTTCGACATCACGGTGGCTTCGGAGATCATGGCGGTGTTCTGCCTGGCCACGGACCTTGCCGATCTCCGCGACCGCCTGGGCAAGATCACCTTCGGCTACACCTATGACCGCGCTCCGGTCACCGTGGCCGACCTCGGAGTCCAGGGTGCCCTGACCCTGCTCCTGAAGGAAGCCATCAAACCCAACCTGGTGCAGACCATCGCGGGGACGCCAGCCCTGGTCCACGGCGGCCCGTTCGCCAACATCGCCCACGGCTGCAACTCCCTCATCGCCACCCAGACCGCACGGCGCCTTGCTGACATCGTGGTCACCGAGGCAGGCTTCGGCGCGGACCTCGGAGCGGAGAAGTACATGGACATCAAGGCGCGGCTGGCTGACGTGGCGCCGTCCGCCGTCGTCGTGGTGGCCACCGTCCGTGCGCTGAAGATGCACGGCGGCGTCGCCAAGGACAAGCTCACCGCGCCGGACCTCGAAGCGCTCCTCGCCGGCGTCGACAACCTCCGGCGGCACCTGCGCAACGTGGAAAAGTTCGGGGTGACTCCTGTGGTGGCCATCAACAGGTTCGCGACCGACACGCAGGAGGAGCTGGACTGGCTGCTGGAGTGGTGTGCGACGGAAGGAGTAGAGGCGGCCGTCGCCGATGTCTGGGGGCGGGGCGGCGGCGGAGACGGCGGCGACGAACTGGCAGCCAAGGTCGCGGCTGTGCTCTCCGCACCCAACAGCTTCAGGCACCTGTATAGCCTTGACCTGCCTGTCGAGGAGAAGATCATGAGTATCGTCCAGGAGATCTACGGCGCCGACGGCGTGGACTTCTCCGTGCCGGCCCTGAAGCGGCTGGCTGACATCAAAAAGAACGGCTGGGCCGGGCTTCCCGTCTGCATGGCGAAGACCCAGTATTCGTTCAGCGACGACGCCTCCCGGCTTGGCGCGCCGAAGGGCTTCACCATCCACGTGCGCGACCTCATCCCCAAGACGGGGGCCGGATTCATCGTGGCCCTTACGGGGGCGGTGATGACCATGCCGGGCCTTCCCCCAGTGCCTGCCGCGATGCGCATGGACGTGGACGACGCCGGCAACCCCGTCGGCCTCTCCTAG
- the mshA gene encoding D-inositol-3-phosphate glycosyltransferase translates to MAVIRRVAVLSLHTSPMEQPGSGDAGGMNVYIRELASALAEAGVEVEIFTRSTSAGQPAVEHPYPGVCVHNVLAGPVRKIPKEHLPELLHSMVAEIEQIRRRQPHGRYDIIHSHYWVSGIAGLELSELWDVPLVHTMHTMAKVKNLLLESGEQPEPRRREVGEHRIVDGAARLIANTSAEAAELVSHYGADFDVIDVAPPGVDLSIFTPAFRARSRAERGVPPDTFHLVFAGRIQRLKGPHVLLKAAALLRSHRPGINLRLTILGALSGNKDFNLRQLIAEAGMDDVVTHLPPVRAPELASWFRSADVVVMPSYSESFGLVALEAQACGTPVVGTRVGGLSRAICHGRTGLLVDGHHAADWADALEALYDDPGTRADMGRAASIRAENSGWQRTAAITLESYHAAVDNYAGHRLVPAVRAP, encoded by the coding sequence ATGGCAGTGATCCGCAGGGTCGCGGTACTCTCCCTCCACACCTCCCCCATGGAGCAGCCTGGCTCCGGGGACGCCGGCGGGATGAACGTCTATATTCGGGAGCTGGCCTCGGCGCTGGCGGAAGCCGGCGTGGAAGTGGAGATCTTCACGCGCTCCACCTCGGCCGGGCAGCCCGCCGTCGAGCATCCTTATCCCGGCGTGTGCGTGCACAACGTCCTGGCCGGACCGGTGCGGAAAATCCCCAAGGAGCACCTTCCGGAACTGCTGCACAGCATGGTCGCCGAAATCGAGCAGATCCGCCGGCGCCAGCCCCACGGCCGGTACGACATCATCCATTCGCACTACTGGGTATCGGGAATCGCCGGACTGGAACTGTCCGAACTCTGGGACGTGCCACTGGTCCACACCATGCACACCATGGCAAAGGTCAAGAACCTGCTGCTCGAGTCCGGGGAACAGCCCGAGCCGCGGCGCAGGGAGGTGGGCGAGCACAGGATCGTTGACGGAGCCGCCCGCCTCATCGCCAATACCAGTGCCGAAGCCGCGGAACTCGTGTCCCACTATGGTGCGGATTTCGACGTCATCGATGTGGCGCCGCCGGGCGTGGACCTCAGTATCTTCACGCCGGCCTTCCGTGCACGGTCCCGGGCCGAGCGCGGCGTGCCACCTGACACTTTCCATCTGGTTTTCGCCGGCCGCATCCAGCGGTTGAAAGGGCCGCACGTATTGCTGAAGGCGGCGGCGCTGCTGCGCTCCCACCGTCCGGGCATCAATCTTCGGCTCACCATCCTGGGCGCGCTGAGCGGCAACAAGGACTTCAACCTGCGGCAGCTGATAGCGGAGGCAGGAATGGACGACGTCGTCACGCACCTGCCGCCGGTCAGGGCGCCGGAGCTGGCTTCCTGGTTCAGGTCCGCCGACGTTGTGGTAATGCCCTCCTACAGCGAGTCCTTCGGCCTCGTGGCCCTGGAGGCGCAGGCCTGCGGAACGCCTGTGGTGGGAACCCGGGTGGGCGGGCTCTCACGCGCGATCTGCCACGGCCGGACCGGGCTCCTGGTGGACGGCCATCACGCCGCGGACTGGGCCGATGCCCTCGAAGCGCTGTATGACGACCCGGGCACCCGCGCAGACATGGGCCGTGCTGCTTCCATCCGGGCAGAGAACTCAGGGTGGCAGCGGACAGCCGCCATCACGCTGGAAAGCTACCACGCCGCCGTCGACAATTACGCGGGACACCGGCTGGTACCGGCGGTCCGCGCACCCTGA
- a CDS encoding GNAT family N-acetyltransferase, whose product MRATEDPAANSADFSVRPATAADWPGMWAVLEPVIRAGETFTWERDTAEDVARGRWFKEAPGQAFVAVTSDGGVIGTGELHPNQGGAGSHVANAGYMVHRDHGGKGVARALCKYSLDAARAAGFRAMQFNAVVESNTRAVAAWKAMGFEVLTTIPEAFNHPVLGYVGLHVMYRKL is encoded by the coding sequence GTGAGAGCAACCGAGGATCCAGCAGCCAATTCCGCAGATTTTTCGGTCCGCCCTGCCACCGCGGCCGACTGGCCGGGCATGTGGGCCGTGCTGGAGCCCGTCATCAGGGCCGGCGAGACGTTCACTTGGGAGCGGGACACCGCCGAGGACGTTGCCCGTGGACGCTGGTTCAAGGAAGCGCCGGGCCAGGCTTTTGTGGCGGTCACCTCCGATGGCGGCGTGATCGGCACCGGGGAGCTCCACCCCAACCAGGGCGGAGCCGGCAGCCATGTGGCCAACGCCGGCTACATGGTCCACCGTGACCACGGCGGCAAGGGTGTGGCGCGGGCGCTGTGCAAGTACTCCCTGGACGCCGCGCGTGCAGCCGGCTTCCGTGCAATGCAGTTCAACGCGGTGGTGGAAAGCAATACCCGGGCTGTGGCGGCGTGGAAGGCCATGGGTTTCGAGGTGCTCACCACCATTCCCGAGGCTTTTAACCATCCCGTGCTCGGGTACGTCGGCCTGCACGTGATGTACCGGAAGCTCTAA